A single window of Zea mays cultivar B73 chromosome 10, Zm-B73-REFERENCE-NAM-5.0, whole genome shotgun sequence DNA harbors:
- the LOC100501765 gene encoding Probable inactive leucine-rich repeat receptor kinase XIAO precursor yields the protein MPLSRSLFLLLMLALAPLASLAAPAPAPPVARTAGVQAEIDALLAFRRGLRDPYGAMSGWDAASPSAPCSWRGVACAQGGAGGRVVELQLPRLRLSGPISPALGSLPCLERLGLRSNDLSGAIPASLARVTSLRAVFLQSNSLSGPIPPSFLANLTNLDTFDVSGNLLSGPVPVSFPPGLKYLDLSSNAFSGTIPANIGASMANLQFLNLSFNRLRGTVPASLGNLQNLHYLWLDGNLLEGTIPAALANCSALLHLSLQGNSLRGILPSAVAAIPTLQILSVSRNQLTGTIPAEAFGGQGNSSLRIVQLGRNEFSQVDVPGGLAADLRVVDLGGNKLAGPFPTWIAGAGGLTLLDLSGNAFTGELPPAVGQLSALLELRLGGNAFAGAVPAEIGRCSALQVLDLEDNHFTGEVPSALGGLPRLREVYLGGNTFSGQIPATLGNLAWLEALSIPRNRLTGRLSRELFQLGNLTFLDLSENNLTGEIPPAVGNLLALHSLNLSGNALFGRIPTTIGNLQNLRVLDLSGQKNLSGNVPAELFGLPQLQYVSFSDNSFSGDVPEGFSSLWSLRNLNLSGNSFTGSIPATYGYLPSLQVLSAAHNHISGELPAELANCSNLTVLELSGNQLTGSIPRDISRLGELEELDLSYNQLSGKIPPEISNCSSLTLLKLDDNHFGGDIPASVASLSKLQTLDLSSNNLTGSIPASLAQIPGLLSFNVSHNKLSGEIPAMLGSRFGSSSAYASNSDLCGPPSESECGVYRRRRRRQRVQRLALLIGVVAAAALLVALFCCCCVFSLMGWRRRFVESRDGVKKRRRSPGRGSGSSGTSTENGVSQPKLIMFNSRITYADTVEATHQFDEENVLSRGRHGLVFKACYSDGTVLAILRLPSRSADGAVVIDEGSFRKEAESLGKVKHRNLTVLRGYYAGPPPDVRLLVYDYMPNGNLATLLQEASHRDGHILNWPMRHLIALGVSRGLAFLHQSGVVHGDVKPQNILFDADFEPHLSDFGLEPMVVTAAAAAASTSAATATPPVGSLGYVAPDAAAAGQATREGDVYSFGIVLLELLTGRRPGMFAGEKEEEEEEDIVKWVKRQLQRGAVAELLEPGLLELDPESSEWEEFLLGIKVGLLCTASDPLDRPAMGDVVFMLEGCRVGPDIPSPSSADPTSQPSPA from the coding sequence ATGCCGCTGTCGCGGTCGCTGTTCCTGCTGCTCATGCTCGCGCTGGCGCCGCTTGCGTCCCTGGCCGccccggcgccggcgccgccggTGGCGAGGACGGCCGGGGTGCAGGCGGAGATCGACGCGCTCCTCGCGTTCCGCCGCGGCCTGCGCGACCCCTACGGCGCCATGTCCGGATGGGACGCGGCCTCCCCCTCCGCGCCCTGCTCCTGGCGCGGCGTCGCGTGCGCGCAGGGCGGCGCcggcgggcgcgtcgtcgagctgcaGCTCCCGCGGCTCCGCCTCTCGGGCCCCATCTCGCCGGCGCTCGGCTCGCTGCCGTGCCTCGAGCGGCTCGGCCTCCGGTCCAACGACCTCTCCGGCGCCATCCCGGCGTCGCTGGCTCGCGTCACCTCCCTGCGTGCCGTCTTCCTCCAGTCCAACTCGCTCTCCGGACCCATTCCCCCGTCGTTCCTCGCCAACCTCACCAACCTCGACACTTTCGACGTGTCCGGCAACCTCCTGTCCGGCCCCGTCCCCGTCTCATTTCCTCCCGGCTTGAAGTACCTCGACCTCTCCTCCAATGCGTTCTCCGGAACCATCCCGGCGAACATTGGCGCATCCATGGCGAACCTCCAGTTCTTGAACCTGTCCTTTAACCGGCTCCGGGGTACCGTGCCGGCGTCCCTGGGCAACTTGCAGAACCTGCATTACCTCTGGCTGGACGGGAACCTTCTCGAGGGGACCATCCCGGCGGCGCTGGCCAACTGCTCGGCGCTGCTCCACCTGAGCCTTCAAGGGAACTCGCTCCGCGGCATCCTGCCGTCTGCGGTAGCCGCGATACCCACGCTGCAGATTCTCTCGGTGTCGCGGAACCAGCTCACCGGTACCATCCCGGCCGAGGCGTTCGGCGGCCAGGGGAACTCGTCTCTGCGCATCGTGCAGCTCGGCCGCAACGAGTTCTCTCAGGTGGACGTGCCGGGAGGTCTCGCCGCGGATCTTCGGGTGGTGGACCTTGGCGGCAACAAGCTCGCTGGTCCGTTCCCGACTTGGATTGCTGGGGCGGGAGGGCTGACGCTGCTCGACCTCTCGGGCAATGCGTTCACAGGCGAGTTGCCGCCAGCGGtcgggcagctcagtgcgctgcttgaGCTGCGCCTCGGCGGCAATGCTTTCGCTGGCGCCGTGCCTGCGGAGATTGGCAGATGCAGCGCACTCCAGGTGCTTGATCTCGAGGACAACCACTTCACCGGCGAGGTGCCATCAGCTCTAGGTGGTCTCCCGAGGCTCAGGGAGGTCTATCTTGGTGGGAACACTTTCTCCGGCCAGATTCCGGCGACCTTGGGGAATCTGGCGTGGCTAGAGGCATTGTCCATACCCAGGAACAGACTCACTGGTCGCCTTTCTCGTGAGCTCTTCCAGCTGGGAAACCTGACGTTCCTGGACCTATCCGAGAACAACCTCACCGGAGAGATCCCTCCGGCCGTCGGCAATTTGTTGGCTCTCCACAGTTTAAATTTGAGCGGCAATGCCCTTTTTGGCCGCATTCCAACGACCATTGGCAACCTCCAGAACCTGCGAGTTCTTGATCTCTCCGGGCAGAAGAACCTCTCTGGCAATGTCCCGGCGGAGCTTTTCGGCCTACCGCAGCTGCAGTACGTGTCGTTCTCGGACAACTCCTTCTCTGGCGATGTTCCTGAAGGTTTCAGCAGTCTCTGGAGTCTGCGCAATCTCAATCTCTCCGGCAATTCTTTCACTGGGTCAATACCGGCGACGTATGGGTACTTGCCGTCACTTCAAGTGTTGTCAGCCGCACACAACCATATTTCTGGCGAGCTACCAGCCGAGCTCGCCAATTGTTCCAACCTCACTGTGCTTGAGCTCAGTGGCAACCAGCTGACCGGCTCCATCCCGAGGGACATCTCACGCCTTGGTGAATTGGAGGAGCTTGACCTCAGCTACAATCAGCTTTCAGGCAAGATACCACCAGAGATCTCCAACTGCTCATCACTCACCCTTCTCAAGCTTGACGACAATCATTTTGGCGGAGACATACCAGCCTCTGTTGCCAGCCTCTCGAAGCTACAGACGCTTGACCTGTCGTCCAACAATCTTACCGGCAGCATCCCTGCTTCATTGGCTCAGATTCCTGGCCTTTTATCATTCAACGTGTCACACAACAAGCTTTCCGGCGAGATACCGGCGATGCTCGGCTCCCGCTTTGGCTCTTCGTCAGCATATGCTTCGAACTCAGACTTGTGCGGTCCGCCGTCGGAGAGCGAGTGCGGCGTGTACCGGCGACGGCGGAGGCGGCAGAGGGTGCAGCGCCTGGCTCTGCTTATCGGTGTGGTGGCTGCTGCGGCGTTGCTCGTTGCGCTGTTCTGCTGTTGCTGCGTGTTCAGCTTGATGGGATGGAGGCGTCGGTTCGTTGAGAGCCGTGACGGTGTCAAGAAGAGAAGACGCAGCCCAGGACGCGGCAGCGGGTCGAGCGGCACGAGCACGGAGAACGGCGTCAGCCAGCCGAAGCTGATCATGTTCAATTCAAGGATCACTTACGCTGACACGGTTGAGGCGACCCACCAGTTCGACGAGGAGAACGTGCTCAGCCGAGGCCGCCACGGCCTCGTGTTCAAGGCTTGTTACAGTGACGGCACCGTGCTGGCGATTCTGCGGCTCCCGTCCAGGTCTGCCGATGGCGCCGTGGTGATCGACGAGGGATCGTTCAGGAAGGAGGCCGAGTCTCTCGGGAAGGTGAAGCACAGGAACCTCACGGTGCTCCGTGGCTACTATGCCGGGCCTCCGCCGGACGTCCGGCTGCTGGTCTATGACTACATGCCCAACGGCAACCTCGCCACGCTGCTGCAGGAAGCGTCACACCGGGACGGCCACATTCTCAACTGGCCGATGAGGCACCTCATCGCGCTCGGCGTCTCGCGCGGTCTTGCGTTCCTGCACCAGTCCGGGGTGGTGCACGGCGACGTCAAGCCGCAGAACATTCTCTTCGACGCCGACTTCGAGCCGCACCTGTCTGATTTCGGCCTCGAGCCGATGGTGGTGactgcggccgccgccgccgcgtcgaCATCGGCTGCAACTGCAACACCACCCGTGGGCTCCCTCGGCTACGTGGCCCCCGACGCGGCCGCTGCCGGGCAGGCCACGAGGGAGGGCGACGTGTACAGCTTCGGCATCGTGCTGCTGGAGCTCCTCACGGGTCGGCGCCCCGGCATGTTCGCCGgggagaaggaggaggaggaggaagaggacATCGTGAAGTGGGTGAAGCGGCAGCTGCAGCGCGGCGCCGTGGCGGAACTGCTGGAGCCGGGCCTGCTGGAGCTGGACCCGGAGTCGTCCGAGTGGGAGGAGTTCCTGCTGGGCATCAAGGTCGGGCTGCTGTGCACCGCGTCCGACCCGCTGGACCGCCCGGCCATGGGCGACGTGGTGTTCATGCTGGAGGGCTGCCGCGTCGGCCCGGACATCCCGTCCCCGTCCTCCGCCGACCCCACCTCCCAGCCGTCGCCGGCCTGA